Genomic DNA from Enoplosus armatus isolate fEnoArm2 chromosome 7, fEnoArm2.hap1, whole genome shotgun sequence:
TGCTTATTGAAAATACAACCCTCTGTCGCTGTTCAATCATAAATGTTCAATATTTAAAGTTGACAAATACTACTAATAGACTCTtctcacaggagacattttgactAGACAAACACAAGTGTACTTTAATAGCATTAACAGCTGCATTCTAGTTAAATATGCTAGAGCCCTGATTTTGAACACTGGTATGGGTTACTGATACTCTTACAATGGAGTTATAAACAGCTGTGCTTTTACTGTGAGTCAAAATGTCCATTGTTATTGAACTAAATGTGCATCAGCTTTGAAGCAACACAATCTTTTTTTCAGGAAGTAtttggtggtgtgtttgtgttttttaaatttacctCACATTATTTTTTGCAAAGTGAAACATCAGTCACTTAATTTACTTTATAGGGTTGGGCTGTGCCAAGTCTACTCCAAGTACCTTTGCCCAAACTCCTCCTTTACGCTACTACTTTTCCAACTTTTTTCGACGCTTTACAGGctagactaaatgattaattgataatcaataaatgaattgataatcaaataatggTTAATTGCAGCCCCATTGCAAGCAGAGCTGCAAATAGAAACATATTGCAGTCACACAAGCCTTCAACCCTGCTGTGTTCCTAATAGTTTCCTAACAGTCTCTTACATGTTTCCTTtatttatcaataaataaaccagTTGCTAAAAGAAAGTGGGACAATAATGGTGTATAAGTATGAGCAGTTAATCTTACAGTCATGTGTCTGTACCGTCTATATGTTTCTttcaggtgtttgtgtttgacgTGGGTGGGAAGACATGGAAGTCCTACAACTGGAGCATGGTGACGACAGTGGCAACGTTTGGAAAATATGATGCTGAACTCATGTGTTACGCTCACTCCAAAGGAGCTCGGGTTGTACTCAAAGGTAGAGTACATTTCTCTCCTTGCTGCAGTATAAGTTAATGTTGTTGAGTTAGTCCATTATCCTTTCTTTGACCAGTACTTTTATAAAGTTCAGAGGCTAAAGCTACAATACAATATATAGAGGTTAATTCTTTTAACCAATTACTTCCATATTCTTTCAACAGTTCTTTGACCCATTGTCCTCGTAATAATGCCCATGTCTCTCTTTCCTTGTTGGTTGGAAAAGGTGACGTCCCCCTCTCCTACATTGTGGACCAAGAAAACAGGACGGCGTGGATAACAGAGAAGGTCGACTTGGCCAAGAGTCAATTTATGGATGGGATCAACATCGACATCGAACATGCAGTGGAGGAGGGCTCGCCAGAATACTATGCTTTGACAGACCTGGTCAAAGAGACCACTGAGGCCTTCCACAGGGAGATCCCAGGTTCCCAGGTGAAGACAATGGTTTGACAAGGTTCTCATGTTGCTTGGATGTAATCAATTCTGGGAAAGCCTCAAACCCCTCCATCACCCTCAATAGCAATAGCCTCGTCTCAGTCTTATTCAGATCTTGAAAAGATCCATCCCACTgatatttatcttatcttatctccAGGTCTCGTTTGACGTTGCCTGGTCACCAAAATGTATCGACAAGCGCTGCTATGACTACGTTACCATCGCTGAATCCTGCGACCTGCTGTTTGTGATGTCCTATGATGAACAGAGCCAGATCATGGGGGACTGTATTGCAATGGCAAATGCACCACTCTCTCAAACACTGAATGGTTTGTTGTCCAGATGTTTAGTAATTAATGAGAATAATGCAGACTTACTCATCACCACTATATGAAATGcctgttgtctttctttcaaGCTTATGACCAGTATTTGAATCTGAAGATCGATCCAAAGAAGCTAGTGATGGGAGTGCCATGGTACGGCTATGACTACCCATGCCTCAACCTGTCCCAGGTGAGatattgttcatttaaaagCTACACAGTTAAAATTGTGgttgttgaatgtttttaacGAATAAGTCTGATAATATTCtacattttcagccatgctagcagcattgTTCTAGGAATggcatctcaacaactattggatggattgctggGAAATTTGACACAGACATGTCCACCTCAGGATGATATTTAAATATGGTGATCCAttaacttttcatccagcgccaTCCTCTGGTCAAAAattgaatttgtccaatactttggttcatgaccaaataaatacctgcaaaaaaaatgacattcccatcagcttcatgTTAGTCATTGAACATGTgagcatgctgaagttagcatttagcactggatgacatgtttTCATTACCATAAAtgtgggcactgtagtttattttgagtcaatcccacatacaccataCTGCTGCTGGAAAGGCGCACTGGGGCTCTAAACATGTATTAATCTGTGGCTcaaaatagttcccaacaaatCTTCTTACTACATACAGTGCCCAGTTAATTCATTCAGTAGAAACAAATGGCTTAGAGCTACAGACAGTGTagagaagtcagaaagtattgacaAACGGACTAAGGAAGGCATTGTGTTGgtacttttgtttgttgacaatGACCAGCCTTATGGTTTAATGCATTATTTAAAGCACTTTCAATTGTCTTACCTTACCTTAAGATTACAATGTTCACAATGAAATTATACAGCCGTACCCAGTTAAAGTATTGAACTCTTTTATCCTTTTATCTTTTCTTATTCGTGATTTTTCTTAAGGATATTTCCTCCATCCCGGACTACTATTATTTACTGACGCTTATTTTATTGTTGCAATATATCGTAAGATGTTCTGTCTGAAATGTATACACAGACATCTCTTAATGTCTTTTCCCAAACCAGGAGGGAACATGTTCTATAACCAAAGTCCCTTTCCGTGGAGCCCCCTGCAGCGATGCAGctggaagacagaaaacatacaaGTGGATCATGAAGCAGGTCAACATCTCATTCTCAGGCCGGCTCTGGGACAACAAGCAGCAGGCTCCTTACTTCAATTATAAGGtatgttgtctttgtttataGTTTATGTCTTAATTCTGCTTTAATTTGCCTAAAAATATACAACTAAGTTTGGGTTATATGTTGCATTGGTTAGCAAAGTGGGCGCCTtttattttaagattatttgtctgtctgccaaGTTCGAGCTCAATTGGCTTTACCTCTTCCCTTCGTAATAAGTTACGACTCAACAAATCAGGCAGGCATTTCAGGCAAGGGCTGTTTATCTGGAGTGCCGGCGTCCACCAGagctaccacagtgtcacttcccaaacaaaacaaattgccATGTCGAAACAGCCGTAAAACATTCCTGATGAATGCCTTCTTGTTGGGCCTAAAAGTCTTCTCATGCCACAAGATGGTGCCATCATCCATCCTCATTTTATTGTCTATAatctgcttttttcccccctcaggaCCAGAAAGGACAGATTCATCAGGTTTGGTATGACGACCCACAGAGTATTTGTCCCAAGGCGGACTCGGTAAAATCTAAAGGTTTGAGGGGTATTGGCATGTGGAATGGCAACATCTTGGACTACAGCGATGAACCGGTCGCCAGGCAGCAGACCGTGATGATGTGGAATGCACTGTTAGGATGCTAGCTGGGATACACTTAACACTGCTGCAGAAATTTACATCACCCCTGAGCCCACTGTTTGTTGCTAAGTCAATATATCCCTTTGTAACATTAATGGGGTGTGACTTCCCTCTCAGTTCAGGGGTGCATACTTGCACTTAAGAGTTTATTGTGGCTTTTATTGCTGTTGTCTTTGAATGTATTTACGTCTTCGACATTCCTCTGTGCTAACTGAAATGACCGTGATCCTCTGAAGAAAGACAACCAATCTTTTTAATGTgacgtacacaaacacagtattttTGATTGAGCTTACTGAGATCTGTGCACTTTGtatttttcataaataaaacattttctgatgaaTCTGTAAATCATTGAAGTTACATAACCaattaaacattttagttttagcTATGTTCCTTTACCAACCAGCTTATAGCACCTGAGAAATCTGAGAAGATAAATCAACAGTATCAACATTGCCAATAAATCACACCAAACAGCACATGAAGTAATAACAAAATGTCGAAAAAGCAAcagcacaaaaatacaaaactcaGGTACAGTAAGCCATGTAGAAAGTACAACTGCATAACATCAATCATTTTTCAGTTAGTCTTGTGTGTAGAGTTAAGGCCAGACAACAGTCTTACTGATGCGGACTTAGACGGAGGTGCTTTGAACTTGTGGTCTGTCCCGTGTGGTATTTCCAAAGCCTACAGAGGCTGTGAGACCAGGATGAGAGGACTGGCTCTTCTTCTGGGCCAGCTCAGCCTTCAGGGCCCTCAGCTCTGTGGCAGCCTGTTTCCTCAACTACACCGTCATGAAAAAATAACATGGTTTGTTAATGACATTCTCAACCTGATGGCACACCAGCTATTAGGCCTTCAAGCCTGAACAAAGGAACTCATTTAACATTAAATGAGACATTAGAGATGAAGGGtttcttgaaatgaaatgtacatgtgtgtagGCAGAGTTAATATCTGCTTATCAGTGCAGATCTCTGTGTGATTTTGGGCTGTATGAAATATGACTGTTGCGAAGTGGATATAgggattaataataataatcaaataattatGTATTGACTGTTCAAATATGCTGATTTGCTCTGTAGTTCCCACTAGTGTCAGTGCCATATGTAGAACATTTTTATGGAATAATTGCACtttccagtgtgtgttaccAATATTTGTAGGATGTTAAAGGGACACAAATGTGTGCTACTTAGCAAATTTTTCCACGTCTCTTTTGTTCATAGGTTATAGAAACAGTTGGAAAGATTCCTAGAAGATTAGTTACCTTTATCTCTGTTACAAGCTTCATCTTGGCGTCCTCTATCTTCCTCTTCAGGTTGTCAATCTCATGGCTCTCTGTCATGATATGAATGATGAGCTCGTTCTGAAATTAATGATCTTACAATCAGTCATTGATCACATGacttttaaagtttgaaaaaaaagaggaagtaaGGCacaaggaaaagcacaggtgttgcACTTCCAGGGCTTTGCTGATATGCTTCAAGTCAAACTATATGCTTTGAAAATGGTTTATTGGCAATTCAAAATATCACTCAGTATATCCAATTTCTTTGGAAACTATATAATATTTGAACTTAATCTACTAAAGAATATATTTTAGAAGTTATTCATCCAAATACAGAGATTCCATTTTACCCTTATGGACGATCTGCCCTGTCGTCTTGGCTTCCCTCTGTTATCTCTTGCCTGGAGCTGATGCAGAAGTTTGTTGTAAAACGTCTCCAGCTCTTGTTGTAAGTTTCTCAGGTTTTCCTCCAATGGTGCTGTGGCCTTCTTGGTTTCAAAGTATTTCTTCTTCCAACTGTCCCGTGCTTTACATTGAAGGGGAAGAATTTAGTTACTTTTGACAAATTTGACCTTCTGTTCAAAAATATAAgaatgacatttttactttctctctgtcttattGACACCTGCAATTAAAACACCAGGGATTTTGTCTTCTACAACCTGGTATTAGCTATAAGGCAACGCTTTTGTAGTAGAATATTTATCCTTAAATTGAAGCTAAACACCGATGTATTACATGTTTGTCGAAGCACATAAGGAACAATTATGAGGACAGTTCTTTGGTTCACAGACTGCTGGCAAACTTAAAAACTTAACAGTATTTTATGCTCACCTTGGTTCCTGCGGTGTCTGTTTTGAGCCAACAAATCTTTCCCCTTTCTAAGCAACTCTTGCCTCGTCCACTCCAGCTGCTTTCTGTCCTCCCTCACCACCTTGATTTCCTCGATCAGTTCCTCTCCTAACAGAGACAAACCACGTCagttgtgttaaaaaaaaaacgttaattCTTGGTATTTGGCCAAAGTCACCGCTTACTGTCAGCCGTTCTTTGAGTGACCATGGCCACGTCAAGACCTGGTGGTGGAGAGGTACAGCGGACAGGCTGAGACAACACCGCTGGACTTTCTGTGGCCTTAACACAAGcaataaatacaacaacatgAGTCTTCATCTGATGGGATTTTCATGGACTCTTTGTTCACTTCAGAGACCTCACGCTCTCCACTAGACCCACCTACTGGCAGTGGAATTTGGACTAATCACTACaccaaacaaactgaacactTCCTGCTTGTTTTAAAAACCCTGTAAAATCTTTCGCACAGGTTTACGCTCAAGAGGAAAGACTGAAGAAGACATGTTTTAAGGTTGAAAAATGCAGGCACATATATAATACTATACATTACTCCACTTGTTGGTTTACTCCTGATGGACTTCAGTGCATCTTTTAATTTCCCgagcctgcagacagacacactgttaGAACAACcagcagtagtagtactagttTTCACTGCAGAGTACAAGAATGGCTCTCAGTAATGTTCAGCTGCACAGCACCCGTCTGTGAGGGAAAAGCCTGAATCTCTGTCCTCCAGAGACGGGGCTACTCCTGAATGTCTGGCcgctctgctctgtctgtgctgcGGTTTCTTCTTTCTACAggtttcttctttctctggCGACTCCTTCACCCGAGTTGAATCGGCGTCACACCGTTGTAAAGCTGTAGATATATAGAAACTGAAGAGCTTAGTACAGTGATGTGAGATCCACAAGATTAGTTTCAAAAAGGGCTTGAAATATGCACAAATATGTACTGGCAGATGCATAAACCTGGTTAATCATATTAAAAAGTGCCAATGGATCATTTTCAAAGTGACaatatatttgtcttttcacattaaaacaaataaaaactttattacCCATCATTttgagtctgtgtttttgtctgaaatgGGCTTTTCAGTGAAGATGATATTTTGCAGCATGATATACAGGACTGAATCGCCATTTCCTTCTCACGTTTACCGCAAGGATATTTAGGCAGCAAAAATGCGAGAGATGTGTGACAAGGTCTGTTCTAAAACATGGTGAATGTCGGCAGCAAGGTACAGGAAGCTGCACTTTCAGATTTGGGCAAGATACCATTTCAAAGCAGATATCCCATCAAGATGAATGTAAAGTGTCAGGCTGCAAATTTGTACAACTAGAGCAGATAATGCATTCTTTGTTGCAGAGCAAAAGTTGTATATTGTACCTTTATTCTGTGAAACAAGCTGTGGTGCCCTCTGATCCTGAGGCTGCCTTGGGCAACATTCCTGCTCTGCCCACTGTAACTTGTTGGAAGAGAGAccctcttcttcattttctctttctgcctctgaagAACTATAGCTCTGctcctcatcatcttcttcctcctcctcctcctcctcctcctcctcctcctcctcctcctcttcctcctcttcctcttccaggCTGGGGGTGGGAGGTGGCTGATGGGAACACTGGGGGATGAGGGGGAATTTAACAGGCTCCTTTGTTCCTGCTGGCAGACTGCACGTCTTGGGAGGGTGGTAATAGGTCTGGTGGTCTggggagctgctgctggtgtctggGGTGAGAGACTGGGAGCAAACACTGCTGTCGCTCTCCACAGCGGGCAGCAGGTAAAGCTCCGGCTGTGGGGCCTGTCGACAGATGGCGGCGAGACATTAGTGGAGCTTAATTGGTAGATAATGAAGCAGATGAAGTATTACTGAAATCGGAAGATAACCACATTTCTCTATAATACCAAAAAGGCAAAATCTCActaaaaatgttagaaaatgtcATAACCTTCTTCTTTCTTAAACTTACATCaccctgattttttttgtcagtgatgTGTGAAACTATGCCAAAAAACAGTCACAAATTTTAGAGGgaaaaaactgttaaatgaTTCTACATACATATGGTGGAGCGAACGTTTTCACTTTCAGATCCCTCTCCTGTTTGCTCTTGACCTGTGATAAGAAAGAATTTGCTTGTTGCAAGAGGCATGGCAGTAAAACCTgtgctcactctctctctctctcactttagTGTAGCAGCTTGAATGGTGAACTTGTTAATCAAACTGTCTGCATTGTTTCTTTCTACTGTCTGCCCGTTGAAACACAACCAGCTATAGAAAACCACAGTAAACAGCCAGCTGCACTCACCAGTGCCAAACTGCGCCCCACACATTTCAGGAAGGAGAATTTGTCGATGCTCCTCTCGGCACCAAGAAGAGCTCCCAGCTCGCTCCTCAGAGTTTTCAGGGTGATATCAGGATAAAccctgacatcacagtgacGAAAAGCAGATTTTCAGATAACTCaactgtaatgaaatataatcGTAAAAAGGTTATAACATGTGTTTTTACACTACTTTTGCAAAGTGACAGCACAGGAGAAACACAGataacagaacacagaacagtTTCTAGTCTCAGTTTCAGAGGATTTCAGTTACCTCTTACTGTCTAAACGCTGTGAGTAAAAAATAATCCAAATGTTTAAATACTATTATCATATCAAGCTTTTAAAACAAGTATGAGacaggtggaaagtaacaaagtacatttattcacgTGCTGTTCTGTACTTCAAAACATTGAGACACTGACACTTATTGTGAGACTTTGTAGTTTCACTCCACAAGATGTCAGAgaaaaatgttgtactttttacttcactgtgtttgtctgatagctgtggttactttgcagattaaaacTCTAAACATAGAATGTTCATATGATGCATTTCTATAATTGTAACAATCCAACGGTACATCACAGCACCTTGACCAGCTACGACATTATACTGCTTACATGTTGCAACAATGGTCTAACACTCCTTTACTACAAATGAATGTATGTTAAAatttaagaacatttttgaaTGCAATATACAACTTTTACATGGAATCAGAATACATTACACCACTGAATTACCTGATGACAAAACGTCCTAATCAATGCAACAATGCTGAGACCTGCATGTCTGCAATTAGActacaatttaataaaaattcttatcctccaaattaaacatttccagCAGTTTTACCTGATAAAGCCGGCGGATATGAAGCTCTCTATGGCTTCAGCAGGGACTTTATTGAGCTTCACATTCCACTGGTCATCTGGCACATACAGCACATGGAGCTCcacaaactaaacacagaaaaacatcactttcAGTGGGCATATAATAGCTAGTTGCTGTATAAGTAACTCGAATTCATGGACACAAATAGGCTACTTTTTGCAATGATGCATTAATTCCCCCAACATACCTTGCAACTGGCCGGTCTTCTGTCTTCAGGATATCTCACTGACTCACAAGAGAGCTCCATTTTCAGTCCAGCTCAgagtaagaagaagaaacagagaaagactcTTAACAGAGGGCAGATTTCCGCTAGGTTTATTCTCAGAAagccttgttttttttgcgCTGTGAAGGCGTGGACTGCCAAGTAACAATCCGGTGGAATCAAACACAGTCAGTCGTCCAGTGGAGTTTCTTTTATGAGAGTGCCAGCACTGGTTGCTCTGGTGCAGATGATGCTTATCCCATCTGTGGTCAGCAGAGCTGCCGCTGTCCTGCAAGTCGCATCCGTTACGCAGGtatattcagtttttatactcactttttcatgcttttttaaaaatcttaaagTGTAAATGCTGGCAGGGCAGTTATGGCGATTTCTGAAGTTTTTCTTGGACGCTGGTTATAACGTCCAGTGTAATAATGCATATTTACCACTAGAGGTCGCAACTACTATTGATCTGATGCTGCTTTCGGGTACACAGGAAGTTGTCGTAATTATTAAGGTTAAAGAGAAATTATCTTTTCTTCCCCAAAACCCAGCCGTGTTTTTGATGTGAGGTTTAGAGCGGCtacacaacataaacaacaacgACAATCGATAACAAAGCTGAAGTATAAGACAACCATGGGCAAATAAATTAACCAAAGCACAAATCATGTGAAAACTATGCATTTCCTTTTCGTTGCCCTGAATTTAGAGCGTAAAGAATTCAGATAATTTCCGACTAAAAGTGGGCTATTTCCATTAACATGTTCGTGCAGTCATTTGGTGCAAGAGTGAACACGGTTGCAAATATAGCTTGAGTTTAAGAACATCCCGTGAAGGCAACAAAGAAAACCGGAAACTCGGTGATGAGGAAGAAGTAGttagttagcaagctagctactAACAACGAATTCCTTATAAAAAGAAACGTTTTATATTCGTCCATTAAGACTACAGTCCCTCAAAAACTCAACAATGTCGGGATCATCCAACATCGTGTCGATGAAGAAAATTGTCCAACAGTTGCGCCTTGAAGCTGGCATAAACAGAGTTAAGGTAATGGTTGAGATGGCTACGTTACTATTTAGGGcgtgtttcatttgttgttaGTTTCTCTTGTTGCTTCAATACTGATGGTGTCACCCAAAGGATCCCCTCTTACTTTAAGTTAACTTCCAGAACTGTTAGTAACATAACGGCAGCTAACTTTCCAGGACTCCGTTGTTTTCCACAGGTGTCCCAGGCCGCAGCGGACCTGCAGCAGTTTTGCCTTCAGAACGCCCAGCAGGACCCTCTGCTCACCGGCATGTCGTCCAGCAACAACCCCTTTAGACCGCAGAAGGTCTGCTCCTTCCTATAGCACCGACAGACCGAGCCTCTGCCTCTGTGAGTACCACAGCAGATATTCCTCTCATTAAACTCCGTTCATTTAATACTTTGTTTTCAAGAGATCCCAACTCGGACACCGGTTTCACGCCCGTTTTCAATCACATCCATCGATTCTGACAAAATCTCGTTCACTGTGTTACACCCGTCCTTGTCCACATTGGGCACAGTTTCACTTAATATATTTTGTCcgttttttcaacattttattttcaggctGGTGTATATGATGGTTACAATGAGTGTTGTGCATTgctttaaacacatttccttgTCGCTCTGGCTGACATGGATGACATTGGATCTTGACTAGAATATACAATAATGTTGACTGGGTTTCAACAGTGCTTGGCTGCATAACATGAACTTCTAAAAGGTGGATCTCCTGATGAATCTGGCTGTTTAAGAGCTTGAAAGATAACCAATTAGCAACAAgacatttcagttatttcattttacatttcagttacaAAGCTGGTTTTATGCTCCACTCTCAAGCTAAGAGGCCATGAGCTCTCATTTTAAACTTGCACCAACAGGTGACGTGTGCTGTACTGCAGTAACTTTATAATGCGAGTATAATGCTACTTAGCCCTGACTAACGCATGTAACATTTCTGCAGGTGTTGGACGTTGTGGTGCCTTATGGAACTGGGCTGCAGGGCCTGCGCTGTGGACTGGAATCGTCTCAGGAGTGTTCAGGAGTTTGGGGACAAGCAACTAACTTAACAGTTTTTTACTTTTGCCTTTGTAAAATCTCATACAGAAACATTCCCAGGTGCTTAGTTGGC
This window encodes:
- the ctbs gene encoding di-N-acetylchitobiase — encoded protein: MYLFLLFLSSIALVCRAAVCPCERPELCQQIREDRDFEVFVFDVGGKTWKSYNWSMVTTVATFGKYDAELMCYAHSKGARVVLKGDVPLSYIVDQENRTAWITEKVDLAKSQFMDGINIDIEHAVEEGSPEYYALTDLVKETTEAFHREIPGSQVSFDVAWSPKCIDKRCYDYVTIAESCDLLFVMSYDEQSQIMGDCIAMANAPLSQTLNAYDQYLNLKIDPKKLVMGVPWYGYDYPCLNLSQEGTCSITKVPFRGAPCSDAAGRQKTYKWIMKQVNISFSGRLWDNKQQAPYFNYKDQKGQIHQVWYDDPQSICPKADSVKSKGLRGIGMWNGNILDYSDEPVARQQTVMMWNALLGC
- the spata1 gene encoding LOW QUALITY PROTEIN: spermatogenesis-associated protein 1 (The sequence of the model RefSeq protein was modified relative to this genomic sequence to represent the inferred CDS: substituted 2 bases at 2 genomic stop codons) codes for the protein MELSCESVRYPEDRRPASCKFVELHVLYVPDDQWNVKLNKVPAEAIESFISAGFIRVYPDITLKTLRSELGALLGAERSIDKFSFLKCVGRSLALVKSKQERDLKVKTFAPPYAPQPELYLLPAVESDSSVCSQSLTPDTSSSSPDHQTYYHPPKTCSLPAGTKEPVKFPLIPQCSHQPPPTPSLEEEEEEEEEEEEEEEEEEEEEEDDEEQSYSSSEAERENEEEGLSSNKLQWAEQECCPRQPQDQRAPQLVSQNKALQRCDADSTRVKESPEKEETCRKKKPQHRQSRAARHSGVAPSLEDRDSGFSLTDGLGKLKDALKSIRSKPTSGATESPAVLSQPVRCTSPPPGLDVAMVTQRTADSKRXLWPNTKNXREELIEEIKVVREDRKQLEWTRQELLRKGKDLLAQNRHRRNQARDSWKKKYFETKKATAPLEENLRNLQQELETFYNKLLHQLQARDNRGKPRRQGRSSIRNELIIHIMTESHEIDNLKRKIEDAKMKLVTEIKLRKQAATELRALKAELAQKKSQSSHPGLTASVGFGNTTRDRPQVQSTSV
- the LOC139287302 gene encoding guanine nucleotide-binding protein G(I)/G(S)/G(O) subunit gamma-5; the encoded protein is MSGSSNIVSMKKIVQQLRLEAGINRVKVSQAAADLQQFCLQNAQQDPLLTGMSSSNNPFRPQKVCSFL